A stretch of Gossypium hirsutum isolate 1008001.06 chromosome A06, Gossypium_hirsutum_v2.1, whole genome shotgun sequence DNA encodes these proteins:
- the LOC107962051 gene encoding chlorophyll a-b binding protein CP29.3, chloroplastic, translating to MAITTTAAATASHFFGTRIYNPNLISSGRIQARFGFSFGTKKAPPPQPKKAAPKPPSDRLVWFPNASAPEWLDGTMIGDRGFDPFGFAKPAEYLQFDLDSLDQNLAKNEAGEIIGVIKETAELKPTPFQPYTEVFGLQRFRECELIHGRWAMLGTLGAIAVEALTGVAWQDAGKVELVEGSSYLGQPLPFSLTTLIWIEVLVIGYIEFQRNSVLEPEKRLYPGGYFDPLGLASDPDKIDNLKLAEIKHSRLAMVAFLIFGLQAAITGKGPISFIASFSS from the exons ATGGCCATCACCACCACCGCAGCTGCCACGGCGTCACATTTCTTCGGGACTCGTATTTACAACCCTAACCTGATAAGCTCTGGTCGAATCCAAGCTAGGTTTGGGTTTAGTTTTGGCACCAAGAAAGCACCACCACCACAACCCAAAAAAGCAGCCCCGAAACCACCATCCGACCGCCTTGTTTGGTTCCCCAATGCGAGCGCACCGGAATGGCTAGACGGGACAATGATAGGAGACCGCGGGTTCGATCCTTTCGGCTTTGCTAAACCAGCAGAATACTTGCAATTTGATTTGGACTCATTGGACCAGAACTTGGCCAAGAATGAGGCTGGTGAGATAATCGGGGTGATTAAGGAGACAGCAGAGCTGAAACCGACACCGTTTCAACCGTACACAGAGGTCTTCGGGTTGCAAAGGTTTAGAGAATGTGAACTGATTCATGGAAGATGGGCGATGTTGGGAACTCTTGGTGCCATTGCTGTTGAGGCACTCACTGGAGTTGCATGGCAAGACGCAGGAAAG GTTGAATTAGTGGAAGGATCATCTTACTTAGGGCAACCACTTCCATTTTCATTGACCACATTAATATGGATTGAAGTATTGGTAATTGGTTACATAGAGTTTCAAAGAAATAGTGTACTTGAGCCTGAGAAAAGGCTCTACCCAGGTGGCTATTTTGATCCACTTGGGTTAGCCTCTGATCCTGACAAAATTGATAACCTTAAATTGGCTGAAATCAAGCATTCAAGGCTTGCTATGGTTGCTTTTCTTATATTTGGACTCCAAGCTGCAATTACTGGAAAAGGTCCTATTAGCTTCATTGCTAGCTTTAGCAGTTGA